In Micropterus dolomieu isolate WLL.071019.BEF.003 ecotype Adirondacks linkage group LG09, ASM2129224v1, whole genome shotgun sequence, the DNA window cTAAACCTGACAGGAAATGTGTAGCAATTTAACCAAAACCAGGAGCTAAAAGAGTTTCTTCGAAAGCATTGTGGTGTGTTTAGACttttagctagctaacaaaACTCTCCTGTATGTGCGTGCGAGAGACAGCTCAAAATCAGGTTTCAGGTGAGGGGGAGGAGTCTGTGAGCAGTCCAGAGCCGCGATTGGATGACGGGGTGACAGGCGGGCGGACCCGCAGGCGGAGCAAGCGAATCAGGACATGTTTCCGCAGCGAGCAGCTCAGAGCGCTGGAGTCCTATTTCGCCCAGAAGCACAACCCTGACGGCAAAGACTGGACCTGCCTCACACATAAGACCGGGCTGCCCAAGAGAGTCCTGCAGGTACAAAAACAtatcatcctgcactgcagaatgttttTTACTGTGTCGGCTCTGTgctagtgatggcaagttcgactcttttgacagactcgttcattcaaatctcgttcattaaaatgaacaaatctttttttgagtcatttcgttcgtttgaactaggctggttattgcggcgctgcagtcctctagtgggcgattaggctgcctggcttgctttaatttacaaaatataatgcacaaattcacctcttgatcactCTCTATCATtatataaccccccccccccgggcccacaaccaaattcaaaccatgtaaaaaccacagaaatatgttgtctatatgcaatCCACTACTCCGCCTAAATCCTTCGATCTTCACAATATTTCCcaagtatacaaccagaccagccatataaagccTGATGTATATAATTACTTCTTCTTTACTCTCTAatgtgctcattcatacagcagcctaacgtccctatgcatgagtaaaatatttatatcagatttgcagtaaatatattgatgTAATAAGCTTGaaacactatatgaataaacacactcttattaaaattcaaccaatttcataataatctggatcaagctaCCAAAGaattaaagaactccagcacagagagaggaacaaagaaataaatacatataaacgcagcagtttggcaggtctggacgcagaatgggccacatcaggtctggattctgcagacagagaaacaaacatgagctctcaaacactgcaggttgttcaccagtcaggagctgtgaaacaacagctcGGCTCTGTtgggaaataaaaaggaaaagttatgtTGCGTACTCTGGCGGACcagatcagctgttagctgtttacagtgctaacgctaacgttgctacccggctgtgttttaatgttttaatgaccgggtctgtttgttttggagaggagacgacctctaaGGTAATTCGGttcccggtagaaccctgtcagggctctgaagtggacccagaacaagtCTCATCAGCTttaacactagcaggactaaagttacggtgcggctgtgttaaaactataacttagcacaacatcactgcgctggaataacgttatgctttattaaatgtcacgtCATTAACAAAAcggctatataatgtcagtccagtgactttTACcggacagccgacctgcctctcactctccggcgctggcagtcagtcagcctgccgagtgaacgaaagactgaggaggactgAGGAGGACTGAGGAGGTCAGCCCCTGAAtgagtcgttcattcctgctccacagtagctgtcacgtgacaaatgaacgactcaaacagacccacagttgagagtcgtgaactaatcagttctgtttcccgGAGCTCATGCAGCTGCTGTGCGACGAGTCAACGTAAGACTcgaagatccttcacgcatgcgtgaaaatgaacgaattactcactgagacaacccgttcctcacgagtcatacacacgattaggtcttatgaacgaaacgttcactgaacaacacaacactactcTGGACAGTAAAGTTGAAATAAGTCAACAGCAGTTATTAAAGTTATAGTCCAAGTATAAAGTTATCTGCTTCTAAAACCACAGTGTCAAAGCTGAAAAGCTGTATTATTGGTACATTTCATGgaggctaacagtttccccctgcttccagtctttgtgctaagctaggtaAACACATCCCAAAGCTACTGTTTACAGGTTTTTAGCAGCACCTATCCAGTGTAGTttacagaaaaagaagagattACTATcaggaatttaaatatattgtagATTTTAAAGTCTCCTCATTACTTCACTTTGCAGAATAATGTTTGTGCGCTGTGGAAACATGAAGCCTTCACGTCACAAACACTgagaaataacctttcagtgAAGTGTGAGACATATTGTGTCCAGCAGTTTTCAACATGAATAGTATTTGCATATTCAAAGATTCTGGAGACGGTATAGAAGTcatttttaattacacatttaggagggaaaaacacaacagacacacagaaatagTCCATGCAGATTATATATATGTCTGAAAACTTGTCTGTGGGGTTCAGTGTGAATTGAATGTTTTCATAAAGGCTTCAGCCACTGgttataatttttaatattgtcattgatttcttttttctcaaTCCGTAGAATGATTCATTTACTTATCATTTCAGTACTTCCTATGAATCATTATGACATAATGAAGCACATAGTTATAGTCAGAGCTTCTTAATAAGgtgcattattattataatgattCGGCACAAAGAAACTTATTCTGATGGAGATTAAACCATATTATAAATTGTGAAATGCAGTTCTAGGCTCCTCCATgttacacacagagaaaaagtgCCGACAAATATTCAAATACTTATAtattagaatagaataaaacaataatacagaacAAAGTATGTAAAAGTAGcactaaaatgacaaataaaaatgatgttTGCACACCTACATATATAATGaaatgagtaaaataaaatctgcatTGTGAGAAACCTTCCCACTCCTGTACCTTTATGTCCTTCTTTCACCTGtgaacactctctctctctctctctctctctcaggtgtgGTTTCAAAATGCTCGGGCCAAACTGAGACGTTCCCTCACCTCAGACGACTCTCAGGTCAACTCGCCCTCCGCTCCCACCAGAGGCTTAACCATGGCAACCAGCTCCCCGCCGCCGGCCCGCTCCCCACACGACCAATCCCAGCCCTTCTCCACCAGCACCATCGACCATCTGCAGCTCTCCCTGCTCACCGCCCCGCTCAGCGACCCGCCGTTGAGTCCAGCAATCAACCAGTCACATCAGCTGCAAAACCCGGCCTTCTTCCTGGACTACGATTCCCAGAGTGCACCAGGGTGTATCTCCTCTCTGGAGGCCTACGAGGACTTTGgagaggcaggaggaggagcggaGGGAGAAGTTGATCCTGATAGTTGTTTTGGTTCACATTACTGCTAGTCGAGGGTCGTTACGTCCATCCTTAAAGAGGtgttattatgctttttggctttttccctcccctttacattttattgagttatatcttttttgtgcatgtaatgacaaaaaatatttttgaaaatgtaaccatgtaaacctgctctggtacgaaaatgagcataataccacctctttaacttcaAGGAACAACTTTTCAAAATGAGAGAACAgttaaagttataatcctttTAACATTTGAGTTTTTAATGTGAAGGAGAAGGAGATCAGCAGGAAATGTAATTTAATCTGGCTCTTACCCATCTGTCGAAGAGAGGACAGTCAACAGTTTGATCAAATTACAGCAACTACTCGCTGCATCACTCGTGTGTGAGAAGGAAAAATGGCGGATTAACAATGAAATCTATTATATAGAGAGGTACACCatatggacaaaagtactgggacacccCTCTCTCAGGCAGTTTTTTCAtggtgtggtctttgttagAGGAACTCTTAATGCAACAGCTTACAATTTTAgacaacagtttgtgtttggcctGTTCCTGTTTCATTATGACGATGCCACCGTGCACAAAGCCACCTcaataaagaaatggttttcccagtttggtgtggaagaacttgacagAGCCCAGGACCTCGTGTCCATCCAACATCAGTGACTAAACTCACAAATGCCCACGCTTCTCGATGAACGGGCAAAACTTCCCAACAACAAACTCCAAAATCTTGTGTACAGCCTTCctagaagagttgaagctgttaaaGCTGCAAAGGGggaccaactccatattaatgcGAATGGATTTAGAATGAGATGTTATAAAAGTAATGTGTAGGTGTCCCAGAACTTTTGTCCATTGGCTATAATATAAATCACTGAATGCTTAAATTGCAGAACAAATGCTGAGAGTATGTCAATAAcagggtttttaaaaaatcttaaggattataactttaacaGCTCTCTTAACTCTCTTGTTAGGGTGTAATTAAGCATTTCAACACTTCAACCACTAACTGATTAATAACTGTAAATACACTACTTTTGAGTTTCTTGACTGTTATAATCAATTAAAGTATGGGCTGGGCTGTATAGTTCAGATCAATACTACAATATTAATACGGATATTATCAGAAATAGACAATAGACGCATGCTTAATTACCCCTTTTTGTTGGTGAAATAAGATCACGAAGCGATTGCAAatgttgcagccctaatttgaagatgtcactttgAACTCGTACTGGGAAcgatatttaaaaaatactgatAGATGAACCAATAGTAACAAATCATTAGTAGCAGTAGGTAAAGGACTACATCACGTCACATGAAAGCACTGAAACAGTAGTTTTCTATTTCCTTAAATACCTAAGTCACATGATGAGCC includes these proteins:
- the LOC123976579 gene encoding LIM/homeobox protein Awh-like, with the protein product MMSPDDRALEDLLYGSDLGDEAEEGEPGGVPEGAQESAAADNTLTAVSIQEPMMCAGCGEQVCDRFFLLAAGRVWHGACLRCSQCHCELQTHPSLFWRDGNIYCQQDYCRMFGGGQCARCFQPIPASAFVMRSGDLTFHPHCFSCQECDVKLQPGNLYCMQGQNLYCQSHYHDDGSAPLSHDTAQNQVSGEGEESVSSPEPRLDDGVTGGRTRRRSKRIRTCFRSEQLRALESYFAQKHNPDGKDWTCLTHKTGLPKRVLQVWFQNARAKLRRSLTSDDSQVNSPSAPTRGLTMATSSPPPARSPHDQSQPFSTSTIDHLQLSLLTAPLSDPPLSPAINQSHQLQNPAFFLDYDSQSAPGCISSLEAYEDFGEAGGGAEGEVDPDSCFGSHYC